One Hordeum vulgare subsp. vulgare chromosome 4H, MorexV3_pseudomolecules_assembly, whole genome shotgun sequence DNA window includes the following coding sequences:
- the LOC123446659 gene encoding aspartic proteinase PCS1-like — protein sequence MDMESFIVLLFLFLARAEAASNGVGVGGREGKAGAAVLLSLRLQEVAPPPRALANRLRFRHNVSLTVSVVVGTPPQNVTMVLDTGSELSWLLCNGSSVSPPAPFNASASLTYSAVDCSSPACVWRGRDLPVRPFCDAPPSTSCRVSISYADASSADGHLVADTFILGTQAVPALFGCITSYSSSTAINSSATDPSEAATGLLGMNRGSLSFVTQTATLRFAYCIAPGQGPGILLLGGDGGAAPPLNYTPLIEISQPLPYFDRVAYSVQLEGIRVGSALLQIPKSVLTPDHTGAGQTMVDSGTQFTFLLADAYAALKAEFLNQTRSLLAPLGEPGFVFQGAFDACFRGPEERVSAASRLLPEVGLVLRGAEVAVAGEKLLYSVPGERRGEEGAEAVWCLTFGNSDMAGMSAYVIGHHHQQDVWVEYDLQNGRVGFAPARCELATQRLGVQV from the coding sequence ATGGACATGGAGTCGTTTATCGTTCTCCTGTTCCTCTTTCTTGCCAGAGCGGAGGCGGCGAGCAACGGCGTTGGCGTTGGCGGTCGAGAAGGGAAGGCTGGGGCAGCGGTGCTTCTTTCGCTCAGGCTGCAGGAGGTGGCGCCCCCGCCGCGAGCGCTGGCGAACCGGCTGCGGTTCCGACACAACGTGAGCCTGACGGTGTCGGTGGTTGTCGGCACGCCGCCGCAGAACGTTACGATGGTGCTTGACACCGGCAGCGAGCTCTCCTGGCTGCTCTGCAACGGGAGCTCCGTGTCGCCGCCTGCGCCGTTCAATGCGTCGGCTTCTTTGACGTACAGTGCCGTCGATTGCTCGTCGCCGGCGTGCGTGTGGCGCGGACGTGACCTGCCCGTCCGCCCGTTCTGTGACGCGCCGCCGTCGACCTCCTGCCGCGTCTCCATCTCCTACGCAGACGCCTCCTCAGCCGACGGCCACCTGGTGGCCGACACCTTCATCCTCGGCACGCAGGCCGTGCCCGCCCTGTTCGGCTGCATCACCTCCTATTCCTCCAGCACCGCCATCAACAGCAGCGCCACTGACCCGTCGGAGGCGGCGACTGGGCTCCTTGGCATGAACCGTGGCAGCCTCTCCTTCGTGACGCAGACGGCGACCCTCCGCTTCGCCTACTGTATCGCCCCCGGCCAAGGACCCGGCATCCTCCTcctcggcggcgacggcggcgcggcCCCGCCACTGAACTACACGCCGCTGATAGAGATCTCCCAGCCTCTGCCGTACTTCGACCGGGTGGCCTACTCCGTGCAGCTGGAGGGCATCCGCGTGGGAAGCGCCTTGCTCCAAATCCCCAAGTCCGTGCTCACGCCGGACCACACGGGCGCCGGGCAGACCATGGTGGACtccggcacgcagttcaccttccTCCTGGCCGACGCCTACGCGGCGCTCAAGGCCGAGTTCCTGAACCAGACGCGGTCGCTGCTCGCCCCGCTCGGCGAGCCGGGCTTCGTGTTCCAGGGCGCGTTCGACGCGTGCTTCCGCGGCCCGGAGGAGCGAGTGTCGGCGGCGAGCCGGCTTCTCCCCGAGGTGGGCCTGGTACTCCGCGGCGCGGAGGTGGCCGTGGCCGGGGAGAAGCTCCTGTACAGTGTACCCGGCgagcggcgcggggaggagggagcggAGGCTGTGTGGTGCCTGACGTTCGGGAACTCGGACATGGCGGGCATGTCGGCGTACGTGATCGGGCACCACCACCAGCAGGACGTGTGGGTGGAGTACGACCTGCAGAACGGCCGAGTCGGCTTCGCGCCGGCGCGCTGTGAGCTCGCTACCCAGCGCCTCGGCGTCCAAGTGTAG